The Cydia pomonella isolate Wapato2018A chromosome 17, ilCydPomo1, whole genome shotgun sequence genome includes a window with the following:
- the LOC133527300 gene encoding lipase 1-like: MTVYVIYLVIAVNSVATNALFIPRSLPEDALLNFTGLSEKYGHKAEEHSVVTEDGYVLTLFHISGKRKPPVLLLHGIHDTADTYILRGKSSLAITLANTGYDVWAGNTRGNKYSRRHIKLNPDTDPTFWDYSFHEHGVYDLAAITDYVLNATGEQSLQSIGHSEGTTNHFVLGSQRPEYNDKFRLFIALAPVAFLSNLILPVSAATELGPLINQVLLALKIEELINEKGIEKNLLDLICNKEDIGYELCFKGLILQGAGYDPKRIEPEFFPTVLGHYPAAGSRKSLLHYAQVALSKRFALFDYGPEENIKRYGFKVPPDYNLRQATMKTALIVGRNDNLSRVRDVEYLRFLLPNIVEYHLMRQKRWNHLDFVWGNDMPETLFPHIVSLLEKYS; encoded by the coding sequence ATGACGgtttatgttatatatttagTGATCGCAGTGAACAGTGTTGCAACTAACGCACTTTTCATACCAAGATCTTTGCCTGAAGATGCTCTTCTGAACTTTACTGGACTGAGTGAAAAATACGGACATAAGGCTGAAGAACATAGTGTTGTAACTGAAGATGGTTATGTTTTGACACTGTTTCATATATCAGGAAAGAGGAAACCTCCAGTTTTGTTATTACACGGTATACATGATACAGCAGACACTTATATTTTAAGGGGAAAGAGTTCTTTAGCGATCACATTAGCGAACACAGGCTATGATGTCTGGGCAGGAAATACTAGAGGCAATAAATACAGTAGGCGACATATCAAACTTAATCCAGACACAGACCCGACATTCTGGGACTATTCTTTTCATGAGCATGGAGTATACGATCTTGCTGCTATAACTGACTATGTTTTGAATGCAACAGGAGAACAGAGCTTACAAAGCATCGGACACTCTGAAGGAACGACTAATCATTTTGTATTAGGATCGCAACGACCTGAATACAATGATAAATTTAGACTCTTCATAGCACTAGCTCCTGTGGCTTTCCTAAGCAATTTGATATTACCCGTGTCTGCAGCAACTGAACTTGGTCCTTTAATAAACCAAGTATTACTTGCTTTGAAAATCGAAGAATTAATCAATGAGAAAGGAATCGAGAAAAATCTTCTAGATTTGATCTGCAATAAGGAAGACATTGGATACGAATTGTGTTTTAAAGGACTTATACTACAAGGTGCAGGTTATGATCCTAAACGTATCGAGCCGGAATTTTTCCCGACTGTTCTAGGACATTACCCTGCGGCAGGTTCAAGGAAAAGTTTGCTACATTACGCCCAAGTAGCTTTAAGCAAACGCTTCGCACTTTTTGATTATGGCCCTGAAGAGAATATAAAACGCTATGGATTTAAAGTGCCTCCTGATTATAATCTTAGACAGGCTACTATGAAAACAGCACTTATAGTGGGGAGAAATGACAACTTGTCCAGAGTTCGAGACGTGGAATATTTACGCTTTCTTCTTCCGAACATTGTCGAGTATCATTTGATGAGGCAAAAAAGATGGAACCATTTAGATTTCGTCTGGGGCAATGACATGCCGGAGACCTTGTTTCCTCACATAGTATCGTTATTAGAGAAATATAGCTGA